From Lagopus muta isolate bLagMut1 chromosome 28, bLagMut1 primary, whole genome shotgun sequence, a single genomic window includes:
- the TUBA1B gene encoding tubulin alpha-1B chain has product MRECISIHVGQAGVQIGNACWELYCLEHGIQPDGQMPSDKTIGGGDDSFNTFFSETGAGKHVPRAVFVDLEPTVIDEVRTGTYRQLFHPEQLITGKEDAANNYARGHYTIGKEIIDLVLDRIRKLADQCTGLQGFLVFHSFGGGTGSGFTSLLMERLSVDYGKKSKLEFSIYPAPQVSTAVVEPYNSILTTHTTLEHSDCAFMVDNEAIYDICRRNLDIERPTYTNLNRLISQIVSSITASLRFDGALNVDLTEFQTNLVPYPRIHFPLATYAPVISAEKAYHEQLSVAEITNACFEPANQMVKCDPRHGKYMACCLLYRGDVVPKDVNAAIATIKTKRSIQFVDWCPTGFKVGINYQPPTVVPGGDLAKVQRAVCMLSNTTAIAEAWARLDHKFDLMYAKRAFVHWYVGEGMEEGEFSEAREDMAALEKDYEEVGVDSVEGEGEEEGEEY; this is encoded by the exons ATG CGTGAGTGCATCTCCATCCACGTGGGCCAAGCGGGCGTGCAGATCGGCAATGCGTGCTGGGAGCTGTACTGCCTGGAGCACGGCATCCAGCCCGACGGGCAGATGCCCAGCGACAAAACCATCGGCGGGGGGGACGACTCCTTCAACACCTTCTTCAGCGAGACGGGGGCTGGCAAGCACGTGCCCCGTGCCGTCTTTGTGGACCTGGAGCCCACTGTGATCG ATGAGGTGCGCACGGGGACGTACCGGCAGCTCTTCCACCCCGAGCAGCTGATCACGGGCAAGGAGGATGCGGCCAACAACTACGCCCGGGGACACTACACCATCGGCAAGGAGATCATCGACCTGGTGCTGGACCGCATCCGCAAGCTG GCTGACCagtgcacagggctgcagggcttCCTGGTGTTCCACAGCTTCGGGGGTGGCACCGGCTCCGGCTTCACCTCGCTGCTGATGGAGCGGCTGTCGGTCGACTACGGCAAGAAGTCCAAGCTGGAGTTCTCCATCTACCCGGCCCCGCAGGTGTCCACGGCCGTGGTGGAGCCCTACAACTCCATCCTCACCACCCACACCACGCTGGAGCACTCCGACTGCGCCTTCATGGTGGACAACGAGGCCATCTACGACATCTGCCGCAGGAACCTGGACATCGAGCGCCCCACCTACACCAACCTGAACCGCCTCATCAGCCAGATCGTGTCCTCCATCACGGCCTCGCTGCGCTTCGACGGTGCTCTGAACGTCGACCTGACGGAGTTCCAGACCAACCTGGTGCCCTACCCGCGCATCCACTTCCCCCTGGCCACGTACGCCCCGGTGATCTCTGCCGAGAAGGCCTACCACGAGCAGCTGTCGGTGGCCGAGATCACCAACGCGTGCTTCGAGCCGGCCAACCAGATGGTGAAGTGCGACCCGCGGCACGGCAAGTACATGGCGTGCTGCCTGCTGTACCGCGGGGACGTGGTGCCCAAAGACGTCAACGCTGCCATCGCCACCATCAAGACCAAGCGCAGCATCCAGTTTGTGGACTGGTGCCCCACCGGCTTCAAGGTGGGCATCAACTACCAGCCGCCCACCGTGGTGCCCGGGGGGGACCTGGCCAAGGTGCAGCGCGCCGTGTGCATGCTGAGCAACACCACGGCCATCGCCGAGGCCTGGGCGCGCCTGGACCACAAGTTCGACCTGATGTACGCCAAGCGAGCCTTTGTGCACTGGTACGTGGGGGAGGGCATGGAGGAGGGGGAGTTCTCGGAGGCCCGGGAGGACATGGCTGCCCTGGAGAAGGATTACGAGGAGGTGGGGGTGGATTCGGTGGAGGGCGAGGgcgaggaggaaggagaggagtaCTGA
- the LMBR1L gene encoding LOW QUALITY PROTEIN: protein LMBR1L (The sequence of the model RefSeq protein was modified relative to this genomic sequence to represent the inferred CDS: inserted 1 base in 1 codon; deleted 2 bases in 2 codons; substituted 1 base at 1 genomic stop codon), whose amino-acid sequence MAPVELDALTVREQLFHERVRECLICALLFAGLYILCHFVIRHFKKQTDFAAVHDDEDAAVNRIALGLCTFTLAVALGAVLLLPFSIISNEVLLSFPHNYYIQWLNGSLIHGLWNLVFLFSNLSLVFLMPFAYFFTESEGFAGSKKGIMARVYETSVVLLLLTLLVLGMVWVASAIAGNGAVSRQSLYDLWECYLPYLYSCISLFGVLLLLLCTPFGLSTMFTVTGKLLVKPGXALLEDLDEQLSCTRFEEAAVSRRIASGKASCWLNLNVALLQERLLSIRSERKKLELRHRASPWQRNVANPLAMLGLLALTGVSVLIVCFHVLELLLDDTAMPRGMQDAALGQVSFSILGSFGAALQVVLIFYLMLSSVXGFYSSPLFTRLLPERQDTPLTKIIGNCVSLLVLSSALPVFSRTLGITRFDLLGDFGRFNWLGNFYIVIIYNMGFAALTTLCLVKRVTWAVQQELIRAFGLHKLPLSVSRSRPQGEHC is encoded by the exons ATGGCCCCAGTGGAGCTCGACGCGCTGACCGTGCGGGAGCAGCTTTTCCATGAACGTGTCCGCGAATGCCTT ATCTGCGCCCTGCTCTTCGCCGGCCTCTACATCCTCTGCCATTTTGTCATAAGGCACTTCAAGAAGCAGACGGATTTTGCAGCAG TGCACGATGATGAGGACGCCGCTGTCAACAGGATTGC GTTGGGGCTGTGCACCTTCACCCTGGCCGTGGCGTTGGGcgccgtgctgctgctccccttcTCCATCATCAGCAACGAGgtgctgctctccttcccccaCAACTACTACATCCAGTGGCTGAACGGGTCCCTCATCCACG GCCTCTGGAACCTggtctttctcttctccaacctgTCCCTCGTCTTCCTCATGCCCTTTGCGTATTTCTTCACGGAGTCGGAGGGGTTTGCGGGATCCAAGAAG GGCATCATGGCTCGTGTGTACGAGACGTccgtggtgctgctgctgctgacgcTGCTGGTGCTGGGCATGGTCTGGGTGGCCTCTGCCATCGCTGGCAACGGCGCTGTGAGCCGGCAGTCCCTCTAtg ACCTCTGGGAATGCTACCTGCCCTACCTCTACTCCTGCATCTCGCTCTTTGgcgtgctgctcctgctgc TGTGCACCCCGTTCGGCCTCTCCACCATGTTCACCGTCACCGGGAAGCTGCTGGTGAAGCCCGGGTGAGCT CTCCTGGAGGACCTGGatgagcagctgagctgcacgAGGTTTGAGGAGGCCGCCGTGTCCCGCAGGATCGCATCTG GGAAGGCTTCCTGCTGGCTCAACCTGAAcgtggcactgctgcaggagcGGCTCCTCAGCATCCGGAGCGAGAGGAAGaagctgg AGCTGCGGCACCGAGCCTCGCCCTGGCAGAGGAACGTG GCTAACCCGCTGGCCATGCTGGGCCTCCTGGCACTGACG GGCGTCTCAGTGCTCATCGTCTGCTTCCAcgtcctggagctgctgctggacgACACCGCGATGCCACGGGGGATGCAG GACGCGGCCCTGGGCCAGGTCTCCTTCTCCATCCTCGGTTCCTTCGGAGCCGCGCTGCAGGTTGTCCTCATCTT TTACCTGATGCTCTCCTCCG GTGGTTTCTACAGCTCCCCTCTCTTCACTCGGCTGCTCCCCGAGAGGCAGGACACCCCCCTGACCAAG ATCATCGGGAACTGCGTCTCATTGCTGGTGCTCAGCTCCGCCCTGCCTGTCTTCTCCAGGACGCTGG GAATCACTCGCTTCGACCTCCTGGGGGATTTTGGCCGCTTT AATTGGTTGGGGAACTTCTACATCGTCATCATCTACAACATGGGCTTTGCGGcgctcaccaccc